Below is a genomic region from Phoenix dactylifera cultivar Barhee BC4 unplaced genomic scaffold, palm_55x_up_171113_PBpolish2nd_filt_p 000841F, whole genome shotgun sequence.
ttgttttagagAATTCTTAAATTGTTTGTTTGCAATATGGAAGTCATTCTTTCAGCTGCTTCCATAAAATGCCTCTGCGATTTTTCCACATCTCTCATTTTACATATTCAAAGTGGTTGATTATGTCTGACTTAGTATTTCGATTGAGTTGTAATGAATCTTTACTTTCATTGGAGAAAGTCCTGTCCACTGAAGAGTCTGGATAAAAAGAagacttttttcttctttgtttggaAATTAAAAGACTTTAGCAGTGCCTTTTCAAGTCCTGTAACTATTACTTAAAATCCTGCAAATGtttattcatttttactttctgccTATGTGCACTTCTTTGTTGATTGATTGAAAGTTGGTGCTTGTTTACTGGGTATAATTTATGCCAGGAAAACCAATAACAATTATGTTTGCCTGAATCATGCAATTGCTGTAAACTGAAAACAACTTTTTTTAACCCAAAGTAGAGAAAACTAAAATCATGTTTGACTATATCTTAATTTGACCATTACCTTGATTTTGATAAGAAAATCTTCTATGCTTACCTGGTCAAGGTTttaaattaaatacaaagaaagcatgaatgGATCAAGGGGACATGGCTATAGCTTTGATGGAAGCTAGAAGAAAAGATCGAATGCGAACTGTTGCATtcactctctcctctctttcttctctgtaAATTTGGCTTCCATGCTGGTTCCACTTGAAGAAATTGAAACACCTTTTCTCTGAGCAACAGGGAGCCTATGATACGGATGGCATAAGTGCATATTTTTCCCCTAGTGTTATTAAGTAGCTGTCATGGTTTTGATACTCTTACCTTTATCCAATGGTTTATGGTCTGGGTTGGGTTCATCTAAATGAATAGTTGTGAATTATAAGAAGCATCCAGTGATATTAACTTTCGTCATTAATTTAGTTTAGTGGGCTTCTTTTCTGTTGCCTCTGCTTATATTCTTTAATTGTTCATGAATTTGGATGTTCATAGATATATTTTAATTCTGTGGTTTTCTTTCCAAGCCATGAATTTATGAATTATCCCATTTGAGTTATTTCTGCAAAACTTTGGATGACAGTGGTactttaagtttcaaaaaatgGCAATAATATTACCAGCTTACATATGAGAAGTTTTAATTATAGTTTTATGGGTAAAAGATACTGTTTCACCATGAAATTGGATTGAAAAAGGGATCAAGGCCTGCTTTTTTCATTGTCATGACATGTACTGTTGTGTCAAGCATTCTAGCTGATAGAGAGATCATTAAACTAGTTCTGCTTGTATATTTTGTCCAAATGCATCATTTGGTTTTGATAGGATTGCACAGCCTAGGTTTATTTGTATATATGCAACTCCAGTTATGTTAAGTGACTGGGAGAACTTATTTTTATGTAAGAACATGTCAATAAACATTTTGTGGGTCATAACTGAAGAAGATGATCCCTTCTTATCACTATTACATTCTTTATCATGGATGATTTCAATATCTTCATGATGACGAAAATAACCTGGAAAGGTACTACCATACAATGCATTCTTTGACAGCTTGAGCTTTTTAAATGTGGGAAGTTTTGCATCTGCTCAGTTAACATGCTCATTTGTATTATATTCTGATTTTGACCTCAGAAGTGAGGTAATTCAATTTTGATGCGCATTGGCAGCTTCATCCATCTTTATTTTGATAGTAGAATATTATAGAAAAGACAACATGGCACTCAATGTTTATGCTTTAACGATCGTCCATTAGACATTTGTTTTACATCATTATTGCTCTTCTTTAACATTTTTCTAGTTGGGTCTGGTACTGTGTGGGACCATGCTTTTAGACCTTTGTCCTCACCTTTTCTGCCTTTTTTTTTACTGAGATTCAGAGCTGGCGAGATGAAGATGAACGAAATGCAAGAAATGATGGAGCCCCATGGTTTAGAAGGCACTATTGGGCCAGGGGAACAAAGAAAAGTGGTTTCTGTGTTCATGAACCTCAATCAGAAGATTACAGAAACAAGAGTAAGGACATCGTTATCTTTGTTCTGCACCAGTTTTATTCTTCTGCCAATAACTTATCCTCTGACAATGACAACAAAGTATCCTGTTAATGCATTGAAAAAAACCCTTCCtgttcatcaagttcaatttgctgaagatttttttctcatttcttcttcctctctctctctcttctatgAGGATTTGCCTAAGATTCTACAGTCGTCGTCAAACCTAAGAAAAATAAGATGTTTAGAGGATGGAAGGAACATCCTTCTGGAACATGCAGATCAAAAATGAACTATTGATATCAAAATTGATCTTCTTTTTTAGGAAGAGGTGCATTTGTATTTTGTTCGACcgacgatgatgatgatgacgttGAAACCATATTCCGGTCTGCGTTTGGAAGGGCAAGATACTCTTATTGGTCTTTCAGTGGTTCTGAAAATTTTCAACGGAGGAATTCTTCCAGCCATGCTTACAGTAAAAGCTCTTGGAACTGGAGTTATGAATCAGATGATGAAACTGATACTTCCCAAGAGTCAGAATTAGCTTCTGAAAGGTTAGCTCTTGGGTTGAGTGCATCTGGTCCATTAAAACTTGAAGAAGTTAAAATTGCGTAAGTTCTGAAACTTTTCGTTGTAAACTATTACTGTCATTATATGATATTTCTCCTGGTCCATTTGAGTTTATTACCTGAATGTAGTAGGTTAAATGTTCATTTGTATTTTCAAGGACCTGTAGCATGATGAATTTGTTATTATGAACTTATGCCATTGTTTTTTCAGGTATCGAGCCTGTGCCTTCAGATGGCATCCTGATCGTCATCAAGGTGCATCAAAGGTAAGCCAATTTAGCTCCTTTTTTTCATATCTACCTTTTTTTCCTCCTCCACTCGGTAGAATCAATGTAGGTTCCAAGCTTAAATGGAAAAACTTGGTTGCCAACAAGTAGGTGGCGAGTTTCATGCAAGAGGCTAAGCCATGAAAATTATCTATAAACCAGAGTCATAGCAATAGGAAAGTTCATCTTGTATGTCTAAACATCAGGTCTGCCAGCAAATGCTTTTTTTCATCCAATGGCAACAAACATGAGATGCTTTCAAGATTAGGCTTTCGCATGGTAGAGAATTGACCTGTTTTGGAAGAGAAAGCAAGTCCACAGACCTGCTTTGAAGCTAATGCTTGCTTGAAGCTTTGCTGCATATAGGGAATGCTTAGATATGTATAATTTATCTCATGCAAATAGATTATGAATACAGCTTATGCAGTGGAATGTGTTATCCCAAAATTGTGGAGTGAATCTTCAACGCACCAATTTAGAAAAAGATCTCTTTGGATCCCCCAGTATCTCCAAAAGCTGCATATATTTAATTTGTCTATTCAGATATTGATCATTCTTCCCCCAGCTCCTAATTCTACATTTAATTGAGCTGTCATTATATTCTCGGACCTGAGAAGCTTATGTTGAAACTAACAGAGCAAAATTATCTGTTTTGGATACATGAACAGATAGCAGCAGAGGAGAAATTCAAGCATTGCAGTGCAGCGTACAAGACGTTATGTGATAGATTGACTGTGAGCTGAAGATTTTCAAGGCATGAGAGAGAATCAAGAGGGTTGATCAGCAGTTCTGTAACAGTAATTTATTAAAGGAAAAAGCTTTACCCCAGTTCCTTGTTAAATTGGCTTATTCAAGCATGAACTTGCCGCGACATATAAGATGCCTCTTCAAGCAATTAAATGTATCATTTAAAAGAGTTGATATATTTAACAAAGTTAACAAATTAACAGCATATCTATAGCCATCCATCAGTggcaagtttttattttttattttttttattgtagtAGTCATAAATCTAGAGATAAAAAGAGTAAAAGGTTCTTGTATTCACTTCAATATTTATTGTGGTATATTATTGGAGGAAGTAGGATGAAGGACAAAGGGTTTATTGGTGCCTGCCGTTCTCTCTTGAAGCTGGAGAAGCGCTGAGGAAATTTGTTGCTTTGTGCTTCTCGGTTAGTGTTGGTTGGGAccgtcttcttctcttttttgcaGCTCTCTAAACTCTGTATGGGTTCCATATTGGATGATAGTAAGGAATAGACTGATTGTTCTAATAGATTGCAGGCGCATCGAGCTTTGTTTGCCTGCTTGGGTCTCTGCTCAGGGTGGAAGTGAATCTTTCCGGTGACAAATGATGCATCATGCTTCAGTTGATTGCAGGCACCAATCTTTCCTCATCTACATGGAGCCTTGCTTGTGGGTTGAAGCAGCAGCACTTCCAGCAAAATCGCTAGTGACGTGAGAAACTGGTGCAGCTTCAGCGGACTGAAGGTGGATGGTGGAATTTAGGGTCGTAGCCTTTTTATTTGTTATTCTAGTCTTTTGCTCCCTCTTCTCCAATGTTGGAGGGTTTTCCAGCTACAAGAGCTTCATGGAAGGGTTTTGTAATAGTATTGCCATTTTGCGCATTGGTCATGTGTACCATGTTATCGTGTCTCAATTTTAAGAGTTATGCGAGTTTACGTCTTATTTATCTTTTTATGATGCCTAGGGTGCCAAGTTTTCTGCTGAGCATGAGGCATGCAT
It encodes:
- the LOC103710537 gene encoding uncharacterized protein LOC103710537 isoform X1 — translated: MNHAIRAAVFGPRAASPSTISVSFFHSTPVLERKRRTNWHSRFNYYAKRRRKIESKRTLLRNISEYAEYLFESWRDEDERNARNDGAPWFRRHYWARGTKKSGFCVHEPQSEDYRNKRRGAFVFCSTDDDDDDVETIFRSAFGRARYSYWSFSGSENFQRRNSSSHAYSKSSWNWSYESDDETDTSQESELASERLALGLSASGPLKLEEVKIAYRACAFRWHPDRHQGASKIAAEEKFKHCSAAYKTLCDRLTVS
- the LOC103710537 gene encoding uncharacterized protein LOC103710537 isoform X2, which encodes MNHAIRAAVFGPRAASPSTISVSFFHSTPVLERKRRTNWHSSWRDEDERNARNDGAPWFRRHYWARGTKKSGFCVHEPQSEDYRNKRRGAFVFCSTDDDDDDVETIFRSAFGRARYSYWSFSGSENFQRRNSSSHAYSKSSWNWSYESDDETDTSQESELASERLALGLSASGPLKLEEVKIAYRACAFRWHPDRHQGASKIAAEEKFKHCSAAYKTLCDRLTVS